A window of the Brassica napus cultivar Da-Ae chromosome C5, Da-Ae, whole genome shotgun sequence genome harbors these coding sequences:
- the LOC106413526 gene encoding glutathione S-transferase T3-like: MGFTNGGALRCGPYEIPAFSSQQSEDASVDTPVERLIKHKWTPADDEVLITSPHGGEDGEKREHLHCKKRWQRINDQVNKLCAAYSAAERQISSGENDTDVLKKAHDIFFSDQEHKFNLEHAWCVLRYEQKWLSLNTPKASGVLKRKNVETKTQTSSNYVVDTESRPKGIKVAKAKRNTAKGKFVAEYATIWEMKKEDLEMKKRLSKLAILDTFLAKKEPLSEAEEVVKNKLLAEYF, encoded by the exons AAATCCCGGCTTTCAGTTCACAACAATCTGAAGACGCATCAGTAGACACACCAGTGGAGCGTCTTATAAAACATAAATGGACTCCAGCTGATGACGAGGTTCTAATCA CAAGTCCTCATGGAGGAGAGGATGGTGAAAAGAGAGAGCATCTTCATTGCAAGAAGAGGTGGCAGAGAATCAATGATCAGGTTAACAAGTTATGTGCTGCATACTCGGCAGCAGAGAGACAAATAAGCAGTGGTGAGAATGACACTGATGTTCTGAAGAAAGCTCATGACATCTTCTTCTCTGATCAAGAGCACAAGTTTAACCTTGAGCATGCGTGGTGTGTGTTGAGGTATGAACAGAAATGGCTTAGCCTTAACACTCCTAAAGCTAGTGGCGTTTTGAAGAGGAAAAATGTTGAGACAAAAACCCAAACTTCAAGCAACTATGTTGTTGATACTGAGAGCCGGCCTAAAGGTATAAAGGTTGCTAAGGCTAAAAGGAATACTGCTAAAGGGAAGTTTGTGGCTGAGTATGCGACCATTTGGGAAATGAAGAAGGAGGATttggagatgaagaagagacTGTCAAAGTTGGCTATACTAGACACTTTCCTTGCCAAGAAAGAACCATTAAGTGAGGCGGAAGAAGTTGTGAAGAATAAGCTCCTAGCCGAGTATTTCTGA